The Delphinus delphis chromosome 17, mDelDel1.2, whole genome shotgun sequence genome includes the window TTAAAACGACACAGGCTGCAAAGGCAGCCCTGGGAGGAGTTCCTGGCATGCTTGCGCATGAGTCCTACTGATTGTGTGCGCACTGCACTGTCAAAGTTTCTGCAAGCTTGACAGTTATAAGTTACATTACTTTACCATCATTTTTATGTCAGTGATACAGTATGTGTTTTGCATAGTttgtattatttatgtatttagtaTAACATAACCCTTTCTCATACTTGCTAAAATGTAGATAAAGGTTATTTCAGTGGGATATGCTAAAATGGcgaaataaatataagtaacttaataaatatttaaattttcaggTGTTTTTCTGATATATGACGTTTTATATAAATACGGTTAAGCTTTTTTCACATGTAAATAAGATACTTAGACTAATTAGCAAAAGAATAACGAAAACGTAATGTGTGTAACCTTCATTTTataatgcattttgaaaatattaatttgcaGTAGCACTGTGAAATATTGATTATATTTAGAATGGTGCTAAGTCACGTTTTATACGACAGtgttaaatatttataacatgaaatacatttttgatttgtggattttctttgaaaaatatattgctgAAAGTGTTTGGAATTAAAATTTCTTGAATAAAACTAAagtgttttagtttctttttggAATTACTGGATTtaacttataaattatataacaagTTTAAGTATCTGTATAGCATTGGTgttagaattttcttcttttctttttcaggctcAAGCTGCCTTTTCTGCAAACCCTGCCAATCCAGCGATTCTATCTGAAGCTTCTGCTCCCGTCTCTCAAGATGGAAGTAGGTTTATACTTTGGGTTCATTCTCCTTGAACACAGATACTTGTTAAGCCTTCTTTTGCTGAAATAGGGAAtccaagattctttttttttttttaacatatacagCATGAAATGGTGGTTAAAGCTCTaatagtaagaagaaaaaaaagttcatttcaaaaaataaccCTTTAATCAAGAAGGTGAACTGTGAATATGAGGGTGTGTTTTATGACTTaatgaaaattaagttaaatggaACTCGCTGGCTGAACTGTCCTCTCTTTGCAGGGCTTGGGGGTTGGTAGAGTTGAAATTTCCAGGTGCTTCCTTCTGAGGGAACTTCCCAAATCCTGGAATCTCTCCCCGGGTTTCATATCCTCCTTCCTGGTCCCTTTTCCTTCTAAGTTCATAGGGATTCAGGACAGAACCCTTAAGTAACATGACTTAAGATACAAAAGGAGTGTTCAATGGGTTTTTATGGCCTGTCATCTTAGAACAttgtttcttttagaaaattcattttaagtCACAAAGCATGTCAAAAAGAGCTTTTGGAAATAGTATCTGACTTTGCTACTCGGTTAAATACTGTCAGTATTTAAATGTACTGTTTCCAAGATTTCATTGGTATGTGCTTTTCACATTCCTAAAACGATACGACACTAAATAAATTTacaagctttcagtttttttgtAGTTCAGAAGAATCATTTCATAGctgtgtttactgaatgaatttaAAAGGTAGCTGACTGGACAGTGTACATTTTGGTCCGTTGTTCTTAAGTGGAGAATCAGTGGTATGTTTACAAAATTCCTAATCAAATAGGTTTAAGAAAAAGGCAAGGCAAGGtaatttggaaaaattatttctacTCTTGAATATTGTGAAATCTGAGGTTTCAGTTCAAATGTcttattttactttcatctttaactttttctgtattttccatttctacttgTCATTACAGAGAGAGTGGGATTTTCCAAATTGCTAATTTAAATCCATCTTAGATTTTATaagttaaatgtaattttttaacacAAGTAAAAGTCCATAATAACAACAGTTTTTGAGTATTCtatcaatgttttttctttattcatttattcatttatattagaTCTCTATCCTAAACTGTATCCGGAGCTCTCTCAGTACATGGGCCTGAgtttaaatgaagaagaaatgcgTGCAAATATGGCCGTGGTCCCTGGAGCACCAAGTCAGGGGGTATGTATAGTGTGATGTTGAATTATGTGAAATCATACTTTACACGTAGATATAAGCTGACTCGTCTCTGTGGCTAACTCACAAATGTATAACTTTAGCATTGACCTCTTCTCAGGGATTTTAGATTGCCTTCTAGATATCGCTTTTTATGTAGTCTACTTATGTGCTATGGCCGCTTTTCTAATTTATTAGGAGTTAAAGATTCAGATGCCTCTGACTGGTCCATTCTCCTTCATCTTCTGCATTTAGTCAGTTAAAGACCTAGTGATTCTGTTTCTACTGTGTTTCTTCTATTCATGTAATCCATTCCAGTCCTGGTATAACCCTATTTAGGGTTCCTGTACTTGTAACCTAGATTATTATAGTAGTCTCTGACTTTTCCTCTAGTAACTTCTTATATCAAACAGTACTAGGCTGCTGCTGGACTCGTCATTCTGAAATACAGGTCTGTCATACCTTCTTGTTGCTCATAATCTTCTAACGTTAAGTCTAAAGTTCCTTGTAATTAGACACCAAGTTCTCAGCTTAAATATAGTGTATCTCAGTCTTTTGTTAAGACTATTGCGATAAGACCATAGTACTTTATAGCACTTGTCATAATTATAGGTAAATGCTTAACTTCATGAAGATGGGGTCCATGTCTGTGTTGTTGCCATGACCCCAGTGCTTAACACAGTACCTGGCTtttatttattcaccaaatatttattaaaaacttaaatgagtCAGGACAGTTGGGACCATAGAAACCACACTAGATTTTTCAACAGAGATAACTTAAGAAATCACACAGgttgaagaatttaaaaaagcaaaagtggAACACAGATGTAATTGCAGAAGGTAGCTGCTTCTCCTAGGACTGGGGCGCTACACAGGGTGGAGGTTGGAATTATCAGAGCTGACAGGCATGGTGGAAGAGCCCCGTGACCTGGACCTGAGGCGGGGACGCTGGCTGTGGGTACTGGTGCCTCTGACGGGTTGTACCAGGGAGGCTGGTCCTGGGAGTGTCAGTAAAATCTGGAGAACGGAATCAACTGCTGTCAGCAGCGTTAAGGGATAGACTGAGGCAGTGCTGCTAGCAGCAGGGGGCAGGCAGGAGGAACGAGACACTTGCCCTCCTCCGCGTGTGCTGGGTGCTAACCAGAAACCCCCGGCAGAGGAGTGTGTCATTTGCATGGTCAGGCCCCAGCCGCACCAGCTAGGGTGGGTTCGGAGCTGACAGTAGCTTATACCTGGTGCTGCCTGCTCCTCTGACCATTCAGTATATCCACATGCTTCCTTATAGTTTCCCTTAAAAGATGCAGTTCTTCCTAAGATTGaggttcagcaaatattttctgttaagGGAACCAtggtaagtattttaggctttgctagCCACATATGTCAGTACAGACAGAGAACTCGAAAGCCTTCAGGCAGAAGTGAACTTGGCAGACCTGAGAGACAAGGCCTAGGTGATGGGCAGACAAGGCAGAACATGGTAGCAGATGGCATTGGAGGGGTTGGCATTGGAAGGGTAGTCAGGGCCAGGTGGCCTGCAGCCTCGTAGCTGCCCTTggcaggagggggcagaggtCACGTGGTGTTGATCATGTGGTCTTCTTAGTAAGAATACTAGGCAAGTGCTTAACAAAACTTGGTGGAAAGAATGAAGATTTCTTTTCCAAAAGCAAGGCCGCTGCAAAGCTGCTCCTTTTTTTGTCCTATATTCCAGCGAAACGAAATAATTCATTtgcttaagtttttctttttctatcctaTTACCTAATTTTCCTGTGCTCTTATAGCTATAATCATTGACTTTTTGTAATTCTTCAAAAGTTACATTTTCTGGTATTGTGTTCTAATTTGTAGTATAGCTCTGTGTGTTACGCCGATAGACCATCAACTTTGGAATATGGTATCATAATTACCATGAATTCTGAACGAAAAAATTTGCAGTCCGTGGTATGTGTGTAACTGAGGTTCCTCTTTCCCTATCATTGCTGCTCTGAGCATCACAGTTATTAGGTAGATCAGAGCTTTTTATGATAGATTCCAATTAAGAAGCCTTGGTAATAAGCTCTTCCCTCACTGTCTCTGGTAGAGGGTAAAGGGTCCacttaaaacaataaactgaTTTTGgtcaagaaaacttgaaaaaatgaGGAACTTGAAACAATGGTACCTGACAGAGTCCCTAGTATAGCTATTCTAGGGCTGTTTGGTGTGTCTGTTCAGTTGGTTAATCCGTAGATGTTTATCACTGGGGACGAGAAATACCATTTGACTGTCTTGTGTGTGCCAGCACTCGTATAACATGCACTTTTCATCCTCACAGTGGAGCTGTGAGCTAAGaagttttccccttttatagaAACTCTGAAAGCGTAAGTAGATTGTTGAAGATTGTTGAAGAAGGCCATATAAAAGAACCCTCTGGAAAATGCTGAGTGAATTTCAAAAGTATGATATGGCCTTTTTAACATTCAAGGATAATTTGGCTTGAAGACAAGCCAAAGTACACATGCAATAGATGCCAGTGAATTCACGAGGCAGCAGAGAGAGTCTCTTGGAGACATAGATGTGGGAATAAGTTACCTGaagaattagtttaaaaaaaaaagtcatttttgcaaaaaatcaaattttatctgaaggaaataatTTTCAGATTACATTTTGGGAAACCACAACTGAATATATTCAAGTAACTTACCATTTTAGAGTTTTTCAGGGAGAATGTTTCTAAATATTGACAGGTTGTGTATGTTTCTGTCAGCAGTTGGTAGCAAGAGCTTCCAGCATGAACTATATGGTGGCTCCTGTAACTGGTAATGATACTGGAATCCGCAGAGCAGAAATTAAGCAAGGGATTCGGGAAGTCATTTTGTGTAAGGATCAAGATGGAAAAATCGGGCTCAGGCTTAAATCCATAGATAATGTGAGTATTTTGTACTGTTTATTTGAATTTGTCTATTATTAAGTGATCAACgttagaataatttaaaatgtaggtGCTTTAGTTTTAATGGTGCTCTGTGATCGAGAGTATTTTAAATCCAACGTTCCACTTGGAGACGCCGCCCTGTTCTGAAGAGGCAGAGTTGGGACTTCCAGCATTACTgtgaatgaaatttttttttcttttttgagtccTTTTCTTGGAATAAAGTTGACTAGTCTGCCTGTAAACATTAACAGTTTATACAAGTAGAATTCTGGCATTGAAATAGGGCAACACATGAGAAAGTTAAGGGAAGACTGACCAGTGAGAATCAGTGGTCTTATGATGTGTGTTTTTAAACTAAAAGATCATATAACTTGTTGTAATGTGGTCTTACAGGTCTGTTATTTCCATCCTTCAGTTTGGGTTTAATGAGGCATTTTCTAGGCAACAGTGACTTTCAAAAGTACTTTAGAGTTACTTTTGCCTCTCACCTTACCAGACTGAAGAAATTAAACCCGGTTACTCTGAGGAAACGTTCAGGAATGTCGAGGATGTGCTGAGTCTTCACCCCGATTTGTGGGTTTAGGCATTATGTATTGGATTCCTTTTCAGTCTTCTTAGCTCAGTGTGACCACCTTTGCACATAGAAAAGGATGGTGTGGCCCATGGCGGAAGGTGGCTGAGGGCATTGTGTTTGTCTTTGCACACTCGTGGCTTGTGCAAGACACGTGAGCTTGCTGCTCTGGGAAGCTCGGACTTCTCTGCTCTCCCTTCCTGTTCGGTGAATAGAGTACACTGCTGCCCCTTCCTCTGTCCTAAAGAAGGAGACCACACTCTTCACAGCCCATCCCCCACAGCAGTTATCCTTGCAGTGGGTTTGTCCACTTGACTGAAGCTCGTTGGTCCAGCCACTTTGCTGGGTGCCGCCTAGTTTCAGGCCCTGCCCTAAAGTGTAAGACATGTGACATCATGTCTGCCCCAGCTTAAGGCGGGAGAAAGGATCCAGCCTTATGAATGCTTTCGTATTGATGCTTTACCatgcttccttttccttcatgCTTACTTATTTATATTGTGCTCAGCATCTGAGATTGAGAGTTTACATAAGTAAAAACATCCCTGTGGGTCTAGTTCTCAGGTACTCGTACTTGAGTTTTCTGTATTTACTTCATAGGAGATTCTTTTAACTGGAATGGTATTGAATGTGCCCACCTTTTTAGGCTGTTAAATCTAATCGTAGTGATTATGCATAATTTAGCAAGTGGGCAAAGGAATTCTTCAGCTCAAAAGGTAGAGTTCTGACCTTAGactatcattttttaaactgtaagagAAATCACACAACTTCTAACACTTTACTCCCTTTCCCCCTAAATAATGATCAGGTGCTAATACCTGTTTGGTATTTTATCAGACTCATAGAAGCTTACATTTATTACAGTAATCTGACTTTATTTTCCTTAGTCTTTTTATTCcaagatgggggggggggtgatggaGGTTGGTCAGGTGGGTCATGATTTGAGGTAGAAATTACCACTGAGATCTCACTTTTTTACCTATTTCTTAGGGTACTGCCTTGATAAAATTTTCAGTTTCGTTCTTGGGGATAATGACACATACTTActcatgtaatttttttatttttaaacagggtAGATTCCTAACCAGTTGGTTCCTAATTTTCCAGCACTTTTAAACATGTAACAGCGGTAAATGACCGGTGATTTTCCTGTTCTCTAGGGTATATTTGTTCAGCTAGTCCAGGCCAATTCTCCGTCCTCGCTGGTTGGTCTGCGATTCGGGGACCAGGTGCTCCAGATCAACGGGGAGAACTGTGCTGGCTGGAGCTCCGACCGAGCACACAAGGTGCTCAAGCAGGCTTTTGGAGAGAAGATCACTATGACCATTCGTGACAGGTGAGCTGACTAAACAGTCCACGGGGACACTCAAGACTCGTTTTCCTTTTCTTGGGCTTTTAAGATTCTGTGAATGTAATATTTTGTTGCAGAAAATGATCAAATGTTTCTGATTAGCCTTCTACCCTTGCAGTTGTGCAGTGCAGATTTTTCTTACgtagtttgactttttaaaaatagcattctgGTTTAGCATACACTTTATTTCAGAGCTTATAGAAATCGGTCCTCTAAGAAGTCACTTTCCTTTCTTAATCTGTTtctctagaaaatagaaaagaaggatAGAAAGGTAACTAAGCAGGCGTCTCAGCCTTGCTTTCCGGTTTCCTGCTCAGGGTAGACACGTGGTGCAGGGCCCCTGCAGAACTCCACGGGGTCTGCAGGTTCAGGAAACCCAATCTGGCCTTTTGGGTGGATGAGGCTCTAGTTGTCAGATGGGAGGATGAACGCTTTCTTTAGCGTTTATTTATATTGGAAACATTCAGCACACGTACTGCGGGCTTCCTTCCCGGCCACATGGGCGTTGAGGGTGGACCTGTATCACATTGTTAGCTTTAGGGGCTTTATTCGtcttaaatttgttttatctACCTGTGTGTTTCCATATCACACGTGGTAGGTGGTAAACATTTTGTAGAGGAATGCCACCTTTGCTTTATATCtaaggaaaatttcaaaaagtaaCTTGGACTAACACGAAGACATGACTGTTGTGAAGTTTATAACGTGCAGTTCGTATTTTGTCATGAAACCTGTGCAGTCACGTGGCAGCAGAGTTGCAGAGTGGGCAGGTGCAGCTGGCGGGCGGCCGGTGCACACAAGCACACGGCCGTCTTAACCACCTTTTCTCCTAAGGGGCTGGGGAACTTCCGTCTCGCTGCTTCTGTGGTTCTTCTAAAACAGAGCAAAAATATCTTCTATAAAGTTTTCGAAATCAAGatgtgagaaatattttaaaggttctAAACAAAATAAGTATTTCCTAAgaagttaaaaagataaaaattcatttttaagactCATTTTTGTTCAAACCTGTCTTCATGTTAAATTACAGCGAGTACTGTAATTTCAAGGGAAGAGCATATTGCTAAACTCACGAAGGTTAAGTCTTTGATGCTTATAAGAAGGAAATCGTAAGGCAGGCAAACCGTCATGGAGAGGATTTCTTAAAAAGTCATCTTTTGCACTAAGATGTACAAAATCCGTGCCAGACATACTAAGTAGCTCTCATTGGAAACAGTGAGCTTATCGTGACAAAGTATCCAGTATGTCAGAATGGAGAGCCATGAAAATGCTTACTTTGGAATTAAAGTTTTAATTGAAGCCATTATGTTTACAGGCCCTTTGAACGGACAATTACCATGCATAAGGACAGTACTGGACATGTTggctttgtctttaaaaatggaaaaatcacatCCATAGTGAAAGATAGTTCTGCAGCTAGAAACGGTCTTCTCACGGAACACAACATCTGTGAGGTCAACGGACAGAACGTCATTGGACTGAAGGTCAGGAGCACAACTTAGGACTCACTCTGCTGCAGTTTGATTTTAGCAAAAGCGTCTTTTTCATTTGTCTATTTCACTGGTGCTGTTATTGACCAACCTGTAGAAATTCAGTGGGGTCCTGGCCTCTGGCCGTGCTCTCACGCTGGGGCTACCACCTGGAATTGTGGCTTCTGTAGTGGGGGGCAGGGGCTAGGCTAGATCTCTGAAGTCCCTCGACCTAGAACCGTGGAGACCTGAGCACTGAAGATTTTGAGGACACTCTGGATGGATGAATGATTTTTTCAATCCAGGAGTTGTAGGAAATGCGCAATAGTTTACGTTCAGATTAGTACTTCATTCTTATGGTTTATTCCCTCCACATATTCCTAAATAGAACTATTTTGAGGTCTAAAGGTTTTCATTAAGACCTGCTCGTTTCATTAACCTGGGTTAAGAATACAGTTAGCCGAGGGGCTATGGTAACATTGTATATGGGGACAGTGATTTGATCGTACGTGATGAGAAGAATGATTTGTTGGCTGATATTTTCAACTCGGTTTACTTAGCAGTTACCACTCATGAAATTGTGGTTCTGTTGAATTGAAACTTggtaaagaaactagaaaaactaTAAATGCCAAGGGTCGGGATTTTAGAGGCATTAGCAAAACCTCaaaggacatatatatatatatatatatattttttttttaccaacaacagttttatatgtatttaacaAAGCCTCAGTAGAATTAATTTTCATTGTGTGTTTTCAACAGGACTCTCAAATCGCAGACATACTGTCAACAGCTGGGAATGTAGTTACTATTACAATCATGCCTGCTTTTATATTTGAACATATTATTAAACGGTAAGTAGACAAATTCTTCAACCTGATGCTACGTTCACGTGACCTCATAGAAGCACTGTGCTTCTTGTAATTCTCAaacctttgggtttttttttttacctaagaGATGACATTGGCATTATCTAGAAATTTGAAGTAAATGATTTAAATCAGAGGAGTTGGTTGGTAAGGATGACCCCTCACAAATTCCCAAGTATGGAATAAAATCCACTTCCTAAATTTTGATGTTTCCTAGTAGAAAAAGGTACACAGCAGGGGTGGGCAGGCTCTTATCTGTTTTCAGTGAAATCGTAGTTATGGTCTGCCTGCAGCTCCTCCTCTCAGTAGACACCTGCTTGTGGTTCATGAAGAATTCTTGCATGTGGGGTGTTGGAGGGagtcttttttttggctgtgttgggtcttcgttgctgtgcgcgggctttctctagttgcggcggcttctcgttgcggagcacggggctctagacacgcaggcttcagtagttgtggcacacgagctttgttgctcggtggcatgtgggatcttcccggatcagggctgaaacccgtgtccctgaactggcaggcggattcttaagacTGTtccccagggcttctctggtggcacaggggttgattCCCGGGAGCATCTCAGGAGGCAGCAAAGCGTGTGGGGTGTGCTGTCCGTCCTCAGGAATGGGACTGGAAAGCTGAGGAGGGAGAACAGAAAGGGGGCGGCCAGGGCTGTCTGCCCAGCAGCTTTTACACTCTGGCTTGGCTCAGCCAGCGTAGAATTCTTCTTGCAGAATCTACCTTGCATGtggaaacagaatttaaaatattaacataccACCTGTAATGGTTTGTTTCAGCTTCTGGGCAGAATGCAGCTAGCCGCTCTTGGGGTCTTGGCGGGGAGAGTTGTCAGGGCTGATCCTGCAAGAGCTCACTTTTCTTAAACCAGTAATAGCTCCCACCCACTTCCTGCCAACAAGTGGCATTGTCGTCTTCTTAACTATCCAGCCTTGATATACAAAGAAACAAGGACTTTTCTGTATCTTATCTAACTTGACTAGCCAAGATGCAGATAGCTTTTCACACTGGGTATTTTGCAAACTACTAGATTACCTGAGACCCTTCCTTAAATctgaactcattaaaaaaaaacaaaaaaccttcccCCCGCATTCCAACCTGATGCTAACAGCGCTAGTCTGGATTGGAGTTTCCTCGGCATTTAATAGAAGCGACTCTCTTGTAGGATGGCCCCGAGCATTATGAAAAGCTTGATGGATCACACCATTCCTGAGGTTTAGAAGCCGCGGCGCAGTGGAAACTTCACTCAAGTTCTCCCGTTTACATCTCTGGCAACGTACCTTTCTATTATGCACATGAAGCTTTCTAGGAGCCAGCAGGCGTATTTCCTGTCTTACAGCAGGGCTGGGGATCTTACTGTCTGATCCGGTATCTTGTTCAGACTTCAAGATAGTTGTAGCCTTATCCTGATTTTACAGTTGAAAGACTTACTTTTGTAGACTAGTGTCTTTACTGGAGACCGACTGATACAGGCTCAGCTCTGTTGGAACCAGTCACCTTCAGTCCTGGGTATCAGGTAGTGCTGTTCATATCACTTTAGTTCTATGGCATATGTGCATTTTTACTGTTACCCATAGTACATTTAGaatgattacttttttctttcagttctgtttGTATAAAACACCAATTAAGTAACACTGGTTTCATTCCATGTAAAGCATTATTATACAGTGTATGGAGGCTGCAAGAGACTGTACTGACTCGCATTACGTTTTAACTGCCTTTACTTAATATGCTTGGAGTGTCACCATAACAACGTTAAGCCTCTAGAATAAAAGCCAAACTCTTGCTGCCTTTCTCAAACCCCCAATGCAGTTCTCTGTTAAACGGACACTAGCCCAGAGCAGTGTAACGGTACGTGCTGAGCAATAGCACAGCTGCTTAGCTGCATTTGAGATTTTCTAGTCCTTGTGTAATGGAAACTTCTCTCAGTTACCAGTATCATTTTCTGAGAAATGAATCACTATATATGTAATGTAAAAATTCTTGTGCTCAATAGGAGAAACTTTGACTTCTTTTCCATGTGTAGATTAAGTGGGATAAGACCTGGTTTTAGGCACTTACATGTAACCCAGCTGCTCTGGGATGCCTTAGAATGCTATCATTTGTTCCATTTCCTGACCCCTCCCTGCAAACAGAATGACAGAGACACTTCATCctgatttgtttttccttctctttggttTATGACTAttctattttaattgaaaatgtataaataaagttAGAGTTTAGTCTGTCTGTTATTGCGTCATTGGAAACATTAGGCCTGTGGGAGAGAGTCAGCTCCCAGAGCGGCCGCCACCCGGGAGCCTGAGGAAAGCCCCTCTGTCCTGAGAGGGCCTGAGTGTCGGGAGAAGGGCCTCCAGGCGGGAAGCTGGACCACACTGAGCCTATTGCTTCCCTGGGGGCACCCAGGCCGAGTCATAGTTAACATTCAACATACACCAGGGCTTGTAAACGGTGCAAAGATCTTACGTCGCATACTTGCTGTGGTTCAGAGGTCGTCAGTGCTACTGCTTCACAGCTTACCTCGTGCGAAATTCAGAAAAGCCAAGCACAGCACGTTTCTCAGTTTGATTCTCTACCTCGTTATCTGGACTTCGGTCTGAAGATAGTTACGAGGATGTTCACGGTACTCAGTATGGTTTTCTGGAAGGATCAGTACTTGAAGTACCCAGTACTTTgttaataaatcatttaaatgagaaaatgaaaactgctttcattacagaaaaatatttttaatgtcataGAAAAGATGGGCATTTAATAGCTATAATGAAATAAACCGTTCCCAAGAGCTGCTAATCCTTCCCCAGGTTCTTAGAACCTGGGGCCAGGCGGTTATAGAAAGTAAGCACTCTGTGGAAACACACGTCCCAAAACCCAGCGGGCAGCAATTGTGTCGAGTAGGAAGACATAACGGAGTGCCTCGGCAGCAGAGCATACTCACATTTTCTTGGAAAGTCCTTAAATTGTTCAGTGCTTTTGGGAAGTTTCCCCAGCGGTTTAGTATCTCTTAGCTACGCTCTTTGCCACCCAAACCTGTCTTCTGACCATGGTCATCCTGGGCTGACCACCTGCCTTACAAATGTTAACGTTTTTCTCCCCAGTACTGCCACATCTCCATCTGCCTTAGAGCATGACAACTAATGGCTTTCAGTGAAGTCACCATGATTTATAAAGTTTAAAACCACAAATTTCTCATGTGGTAAGACTTCTACTATAATTGCACGTTCACCAGTTCGTTTAAAAGTTTGGTTTAAAAAAGCATTACATAGAGTTCAATAATATTCGAGGAAAAGGCACTTAATACTGCAATTTCCAGAACATAATTTGTCTGTCTTCCCCTCCCGTGATGACACTGCTACACTGGTCGTTCATCCACATACACGTTACGGCACCTGCGAGAAGAGACGTGTGGTTAGGGGGTGAGCTGACCAGGAGGTACCACGTGGTCTCGTCCTATAATACAATCTGCATGAACTCAGAATAACTACTCAGTACAAGGAACTTGGGAGGAATAAGAAACTATTTGAATGTAAAGCTAAAGCAACTGggaattgcagaacagaatacaaatattatatacaCCTGTGACAAAAGTCAGGCAGCAGATGAGAGAAGTAGGGAATTGGTGTGAGTTTGCTGGTTTACTTCCATTTCTATCAGGAGTCaaagtgttatttaaagcttgtgagCTGGGGAAGAAAGGCATAGACAAGTCACTTCAATGTATAATGTTACGAAGAAATAACCACACACAACAGTGACAGGAGGAAGAGAGTGAAGGTGGGCAGTCAGTAGATACTTATAACCACAGCCATTACAAGAATTAACCATAAATCCTCCAAGTGCTTGAGAGGAGAGGAAGACGTGCAAATGTAAGCAGAGTGAAAACCCAACGGGCAGAACGCTGACGCACACAGCAGCGCATCCTTCACTAATGTGAGACATCTCCAGAAACCCAGCTGCAGAGTCTTCCCAGGATGAGGCCCGGggcagggggggggggggggtctgtggGAGGAAGACTTCATTTCCACTGATTCATTACTTTGGTACCGTTTCCATTAC containing:
- the SDCBP gene encoding syntenin-1 isoform X1, which gives rise to MSLYPSLEDLKVDKVIQAQAAFSANPANPAILSEASAPVSQDGNLYPKLYPELSQYMGLSLNEEEMRANMAVVPGAPSQGLVARASSMNYMVAPVTGNDTGIRRAEIKQGIREVILCKDQDGKIGLRLKSIDNGIFVQLVQANSPSSLVGLRFGDQVLQINGENCAGWSSDRAHKVLKQAFGEKITMTIRDRPFERTITMHKDSTGHVGFVFKNGKITSIVKDSSAARNGLLTEHNICEVNGQNVIGLKDSQIADILSTAGNVVTITIMPAFIFEHIIKRMAPSIMKSLMDHTIPEV
- the SDCBP gene encoding syntenin-1 isoform X2; the protein is MSLYPSLEDLKVDKVIQAQAAFSANPANPAILSEASAPVSQDGNLYPKLYPELSQYMGLSLNEEEMRANMAVVPGAPSQGQLVARASSMNYMVAPVTGNDTGIRRAEIKQGIREVILCKDQDGKIGLRLKSIDNGIFVQLVQANSPSSLVGLRFGDQVLQINGENCAGWSSDRAHKVLKQAFGEKITMTIRDRPFERTITMHKDSTGHVGFVFKNGKITSIVKDSSAARNGLLTEHNICEVNGQNVIGLKDSQIADILSTAGNVVTITIMPAFIFEHIIKRMAPSIMKSLMDHTIPEV